In Phaeobacter inhibens DSM 16374, the following proteins share a genomic window:
- a CDS encoding LysR family transcriptional regulator: MDWDKLRIFHAVADAGSLTHAGDKLNLSQSAVSRQIRALEESLSSTLFHRHARGLILTEQGELLFDATKSMSKRLEAASARIRDSEEEVFGELRVTTTFGFGTLWLAPRLTKLYEQYPDLKIDLMLEERVLDLPMREADVAIRMKEPSQADLIRKRLMTVQMKLYASRAYVERNGAPEQAEDIVDHRLICQNPRSAQVGSAAVLVQKLMTHNPSSLLTVNNYFGVLQGVIHDLGIGVLPDYVTEDFPDLVPVLQEEDTSDVPVYLAYPEELRHSRRISAFRDFVQNEIIAHRKHMKELGKI; encoded by the coding sequence ATGGATTGGGATAAGCTTAGAATATTTCACGCGGTGGCGGACGCAGGCAGTCTGACCCACGCAGGCGACAAGCTGAACTTGTCGCAATCGGCGGTCAGCCGACAGATTCGCGCATTGGAAGAGAGCCTGAGTTCGACACTGTTTCACCGCCACGCGCGGGGGTTGATTCTGACCGAACAGGGCGAGCTGTTGTTTGACGCCACCAAATCGATGTCAAAACGGCTGGAGGCCGCCTCCGCCCGCATCCGCGACAGCGAAGAAGAAGTGTTCGGAGAGCTGCGCGTCACCACCACCTTTGGCTTTGGTACCCTGTGGCTGGCGCCGCGCCTGACCAAGCTTTATGAGCAATACCCGGACCTGAAGATTGATCTGATGCTGGAAGAGCGCGTGCTGGACCTGCCCATGCGCGAGGCGGATGTGGCCATCCGTATGAAGGAACCCAGCCAGGCGGATCTGATCCGCAAGCGTCTGATGACCGTGCAGATGAAACTATATGCCTCACGCGCCTACGTCGAACGCAACGGCGCACCGGAACAGGCGGAGGATATTGTCGATCACCGGCTGATCTGCCAGAACCCTCGCTCCGCTCAGGTCGGCTCGGCTGCCGTTCTGGTGCAGAAACTGATGACCCATAACCCGTCCTCCCTGCTGACAGTGAACAACTACTTTGGTGTGCTACAGGGCGTGATCCATGATCTGGGCATCGGGGTGTTGCCGGATTACGTGACCGAGGACTTCCCTGATCTTGTGCCAGTCCTGCAGGAAGAGGACACCAGCGACGTGCCGGTCTATCTCGCCTACCCGGAAGAATTGCGCCATTCCCGGCGGATTTCCGCATTCCGGGACTTCGTCCAGAATGAGATTATTGCACATCGCAAGCACATGAAAGAACTGGGCAAAATCTGA
- the purL gene encoding phosphoribosylformylglycinamidine synthase subunit PurL yields MQEPAITPELIANHGLKPEEYDLILEIIGREPTFTELGIFSAMWNEHCSYKSSKKWLRTLPTEGPQVICGPGENAGIVDIGDGDAVVFKMESHNHPSYIEPYQGAATGVGGILRDVFTMGARPIASMNALSFGEPSHHKTRQLVNGVVEGIGGYGNCFGVPCVGGEVRFHPAYNGNCLVNAFAAGLAKTDSIFYSAASGVGMPVVYLGAKTGRDGVGGATMASAEFDDTIEEKRPTVQVGDPFTEKRLMEATLELMQTGAVISIQDMGAAGLTCSAVEMGDKGKLGVKLNLEDVPQREENMTAYEMMLSESQERMLMVLKPELEAEARAVFEKWDLDFAIVGETIAEDRFLILHNGEVKADLVLSKLASTAPEYDRPWVLTPAAEPLTDADVPTIDPIDGLKALISSPNYAGKQWVYEQYDTTVMGDTARRPGAGSGIVRVHGTDKQLAFTSDVTPRYVMANPYEGGKQAVAEAYRNLTAVGAKPLATTDNLNFGNPEKPEIMGQFVGAIKGIGEAVAALDMPIVSGNVSLYNETDGKGILPTPTIGAVGLIAADEEAITGEVRDGHIALLIGDTIGHLGQSALLAEVFNREDGDAPAVDLEAEKRNGEFIRANRELIKACTDLGDGGLAMAAFELAEGAGVGVQIDAGDTPTVFGEDQARYLVACNFDQAEALMMAAGQAGVTVTSVGKFGGEMVKIGGSEAPLAELADIFRSSFAAAVA; encoded by the coding sequence ATGCAAGAACCCGCCATCACGCCTGAACTGATTGCCAACCACGGGTTGAAGCCCGAGGAATACGATCTGATCCTCGAAATCATCGGGCGGGAGCCAACATTCACGGAGCTGGGCATTTTCTCAGCCATGTGGAATGAGCACTGTTCTTATAAATCCTCTAAAAAATGGCTCCGCACCCTGCCGACCGAAGGCCCGCAGGTAATCTGTGGCCCCGGCGAAAACGCAGGGATCGTGGATATCGGCGACGGCGATGCCGTGGTGTTCAAGATGGAAAGCCACAACCACCCCTCCTACATCGAGCCTTATCAGGGCGCAGCAACCGGGGTTGGCGGCATCTTGCGCGACGTCTTCACCATGGGCGCGCGGCCCATCGCGTCGATGAATGCGCTGTCCTTTGGCGAGCCGTCCCACCACAAGACCCGCCAGCTGGTGAATGGCGTTGTTGAGGGCATTGGCGGCTACGGCAACTGCTTTGGCGTGCCATGCGTCGGCGGCGAAGTCCGCTTTCACCCGGCGTACAATGGCAACTGCCTTGTGAACGCCTTTGCGGCCGGCCTCGCCAAAACAGACAGCATTTTCTACTCCGCCGCCTCGGGTGTTGGCATGCCGGTTGTCTATCTCGGTGCGAAAACCGGACGCGACGGGGTTGGCGGTGCTACCATGGCCTCTGCCGAATTCGATGACACCATCGAGGAAAAACGCCCTACCGTTCAGGTTGGCGACCCCTTCACCGAAAAACGCCTGATGGAAGCCACGCTGGAGCTGATGCAGACCGGCGCTGTGATCTCGATCCAGGACATGGGGGCGGCTGGCCTCACCTGTTCTGCAGTCGAGATGGGCGACAAGGGCAAGCTGGGCGTTAAACTGAACCTCGAAGACGTTCCGCAGCGCGAAGAGAATATGACAGCCTATGAAATGATGCTGTCGGAATCTCAGGAACGCATGCTGATGGTGCTGAAGCCTGAACTGGAAGCCGAAGCGCGCGCCGTATTCGAAAAATGGGATCTCGATTTCGCCATCGTCGGCGAGACCATCGCAGAAGATCGCTTCCTCATCCTGCACAATGGTGAAGTGAAGGCGGATCTGGTGCTGTCGAAACTGGCCTCTACCGCGCCGGAATACGACCGTCCCTGGGTACTGACACCGGCAGCTGAGCCGCTCACGGACGCCGATGTGCCCACAATCGACCCCATTGATGGTCTCAAGGCGCTGATCTCCAGCCCCAACTACGCAGGCAAACAGTGGGTTTATGAACAATACGACACCACGGTGATGGGCGACACCGCCCGCCGCCCCGGCGCAGGCTCTGGCATCGTGCGTGTGCATGGCACCGACAAACAGCTGGCGTTCACTTCGGACGTGACGCCGCGCTATGTCATGGCAAACCCCTATGAGGGCGGCAAACAGGCCGTGGCCGAAGCCTACCGCAACCTGACAGCTGTGGGCGCTAAGCCGCTGGCAACAACAGATAACCTGAACTTCGGCAACCCAGAAAAACCCGAAATCATGGGTCAGTTCGTCGGCGCCATCAAAGGCATCGGCGAGGCGGTGGCCGCCCTTGATATGCCGATCGTGTCCGGCAACGTCTCACTTTATAACGAAACCGATGGCAAGGGCATCCTGCCCACACCAACCATTGGCGCCGTTGGCCTGATCGCTGCCGACGAAGAGGCCATCACCGGCGAAGTGCGCGACGGCCATATCGCCCTTCTGATCGGTGACACCATCGGCCATCTTGGTCAATCAGCCCTGCTGGCGGAGGTCTTCAACCGCGAGGACGGCGACGCCCCGGCAGTGGATCTGGAAGCAGAGAAGCGCAACGGTGAGTTCATCCGCGCCAACCGTGAGCTGATCAAAGCCTGCACCGACCTCGGTGACGGCGGTCTGGCAATGGCAGCCTTTGAACTCGCCGAAGGCGCTGGTGTTGGCGTCCAGATCGACGCAGGCGACACCCCGACTGTGTTTGGCGAGGATCAGGCGCGCTACCTCGTGGCCTGCAACTTCGATCAGGCCGAGGCCCTGATGATGGCTGCGGGTCAGGCCGGTGTCACGGTCACCAGCGTCGGAAAATTCGGCGGCGAGATGGTGAAAATCGGCGGCTCCGAAGCGCCTCTGGCCGAACTGGCAGACATCTTCCGCAGCAGCTTCGCTGCCGCTGTGGCCTAA